The DNA segment GGCGCTGCGGGCCCGGGCCAGCACCTCCTGCATGGCGGGGCTGGTGCCGATGAGACCGAAGGCCAGGGCCTGGGAGGCGCTGAGCTGCGTGGTGGTGCCCGAGCGCGGGCGCAGGCCCGGCATGGGCGGCTCGGGCCCCAGCACGCCCCAGCGCACGCTGCCCAGGGCGCCCCACTCCGAGAGCGCCTTCGCGTCCATGGGCGTGGCGTCGGGCTGGAGCCCCAGCAGGATGGGCAGGGCCGCGACCTCCGCCATCATGCGGTTCATTTCCGGCGGCGGCCAGGCGCCCCGGGCGTTGATCACCCACAGGTCCACGTCCCGGGGCGGCAGGGCCGGCGAGGCGCCGCGATCCACGGTCACCTCCCACAGACCCGCCCACCGATGCTCCAGCCCCCCGGTGTCATCCCCGAGGGTGGACCAGTGAAGGCGCGGCAGCTGGGTCATGGGCTCCTTGGTTGAGTTCAGCCTAGAGGCAGGCAGGAAGGGGTCAAGTCAAAAAAATGACTTCGGTCAAGCTGGCTTGCCCCCAGGCGTACGATGTAGGGAAGAGGCCACCCGGAGGTACCCATGGCGCTGACGGAATCCACCATGGTCCCGCTCGGCACGGCCTGTCCGGACTTCACCCTGCCTGGTGTCGACGGCCGGCTCTGGTCGCTGCACGACTTCCACTGCCCGGCGCTGCTGGTGGTGGTCATGTGCAACCACTGCCCCTACGTGCAGGCCGTGGACGACCGCATCAACGCGCTGGCCAGGACCTACCAGGACCGCTGCGCCGTCGTGGGACTCAGCGCCAACGATGCGGAGACCTATCCGGAGGACAGCTTCGAGGCCATGCGGATCCGGG comes from the Geothrix edaphica genome and includes:
- a CDS encoding thioredoxin family protein, with the translated sequence MALTESTMVPLGTACPDFTLPGVDGRLWSLHDFHCPALLVVVMCNHCPYVQAVDDRINALARTYQDRCAVVGLSANDAETYPEDSFEAMRIRARAKGYVFPYLWDEEQSVARALGAVCTPDFFLYDGHRHLTYRGRLDDNWKDAAHVTRQELRVAIERVLAGEGPLKVQHPSMGCSIKWKAGA